A window of Panicum virgatum strain AP13 chromosome 8K, P.virgatum_v5, whole genome shotgun sequence contains these coding sequences:
- the LOC120643613 gene encoding laccase-25-like: MKKAMAWAWLLPLGLVFFASVAQAAVVEHTFNVGNLSISQLCQPARIITAVNGQLPGPTIEAREGDTVVVHLVNQSPYNMTIHWHGVFQRGSPWADGPSMVTQCPVQPGANYTYRFNVTDQEGTLWWHAHISFHRATVYGALLIRPRGGAAAYPFSPKPHREETVILGEWWNASVYDLERMAFLTGNPAGPADAYTINGKPGDSDNCSTANQTYTFRVRRNETYLLRIINAALNTPMFLKVANHSFTVVAADAAYTTPYETDVVVVAPGQTVDALMAAGSAAGRYYMEASPYDSAVGATPPFNPTTATAVVEYAGAPAGGEPAKPPRPPSNDTATAFRFLSNLIALVLPGKPTVPLAVDTRMFVTVGLGVSDCQPDQLFCNRSRTVFSSSMNNASFVLPALGKPSMLEAHYRNESADVYTRDFPDRPPLAFDYTADASNTATLQYTTKSTKVRTLRYNETVEMVLQNTRLIAKESHPMHLHGFNFFVLAQGFGNYDEAAAAPGFNLVNPQERNTVAVPTGGWAVIRFVANNPGMWFMHCHFDAHLDLGLGMVFEVQDGPTAETSVPPPPLDLPQC, translated from the exons ATGAAGAAAGCCATGGCCTGGGCTTGGCTACTGCCTCTCGGCCTCGTTTTCTTTGCCTCTGTCGCTCAAGCTGCTGTTGTGGAGCACACCTTCAAT GTCGGGAACCTGTCTATAAGCCAGCTGTGCCAGCCGGCGAGGATCATCACGGCGGTGAACGGGCAGCTCCCCGGCCCGACCATCGAGGCCCGGGAGGGCGACACGGTTGTTGTCCACCTCGTGAACCAGTCGCCCTACAACATGACCATCCACTG gcacggcgtgttccAGCGCGGCTCGCCGTGGGCGGACGGCCCGTCGATGGTGACGCAGTGCCCCGTCCAGCCGGGCGCCAACTACACGTACCGCTTCAACGTGACGGACCAGGAGGGCACGCTGTGGTGGCACGCCCACATCTCCTTCCACCGCGCCACCGTCTACGGCGCTCTCCTCAtccgcccccgcggcggcgccgctgcctACCCCTTCTCCCCCAAGCCCCACCGGGAGGAGACCGTCATCCTCGGCGAGTGGTGGAACGCCAGCGTCTACGACCTCGAGCGCATGGCGTTCCTCACCGGCAaccccgccggccccgccgacgCCTACACCATCAACGGCAAGCCGGGGGACTCGGACAACTGCTCCACCGCTAACC AGACTTACACGTTCCGGGTGCGGCGCAACGAGACGTACCTGCTCCGGATCATCAACGCCGCGCTCAACACGCCCATGTTCCTCAAGGTGGCCAACCACAGCTTCACCGTGGTGGCCGCGGACGCCGCCTACACGACACCGTACGAGacggacgtggtggtggtggcgccggGCCAGACCGTGGACGCGCTCATGGCCGCGGGCTCCGCCGCGGGCCGGTACTACATGGAGGCATCGCCCTACGACAGCGCCGTCGGCGCGACCCCGCCCTTCAACCCGACCACCGCCACGGCCGTCGTCGAGTACGCCGGCGCGCCCGCGGGGGGCGAGCCGGCAaagccgccgcggccaccgtcCAACGACACGGCCACCGCGTTCCGGTTCCTCTCCAACCTTATCGCGCTGGTGCTCCCCGGCAAGCCGACGGTGCCGCTCGCCGTGGACACGCGCATGTTCGTCACCGTCGGGCTTGGCGTCTCCGACTGCCAGCCGGACCAACTGTTCTGCAACCGGAGCCGCACCGTCTTCTCCTCCAGCATGAACAACGCCTCCTTCGTGCTCCCCGCCCTCGGCAAGCCGTCCATGCTGGAGGCGCACTACCGGAACGAGTCCGCCGACGTGTACACCCGCGACTTCCCCGACCGGCCGCCGCTGGCCTTCGACTACACCGCCGACGCCAGCAACACCGCGACCCTGCAGTACACGACCAAGTCCACCAAGGTGCGGACGTTGCGGTACAACGAGACGGTGGAGATGGTGCTGCAGAACACGCGGCTGATCGCCAAGGAGAGCCACCCCATGCACCTCCACGGCTTCAACTTCTTCGTGCTCGCCCAGGGCTTCGGCAACTacgacgaggccgcggcggcgccggggttcAACCTCGTCAACCCGCAGGAGCGCAACACCGTCGCCGTCCCCACCGGCGGCTGGGCCGTCATCCGCTTCGTCGCCAACAACCCTG GGATGTGGTTCATGCACTGCCACTTCGACGCCCACCTTGACTTGGGGCTGGGAATGGTGTTCGAGGTCCAGGACGGGCCGACGGCGGAGAcatcggtgccgccgccgccactggacCTACCCCAGTGCTAA